From a region of the Phaseolus vulgaris cultivar G19833 chromosome 6, P. vulgaris v2.0, whole genome shotgun sequence genome:
- the LOC137831382 gene encoding protein transport protein SFT2 isoform X2 translates to MLVRKPFVTNNNNFAWTYQAICFLLFRVSKGVRDIPGNFQSATSNVPSGKALVYFGLLLASGVFFVFIAFTLFLPVMVVMPQKFAICFTLGCGFIIGSFFALKGPKNQLTHMMSMERLPFTLAFLGSMVGTIYVSMVLHSYILSVVFSVVQVLSLGYYSISYFPGGSAGMKFLTSALTSSIMKCFGR, encoded by the exons ATGCTGGTAAGAAAGCCTTTTgtgacaaataataataattttgccTGGACTTATCAAGcaatttgtttcttattgttTAGGGTTTCTAAAGGTGTGAGAGATATACCTGGCAATTTTCAGTCTGCTACTAGTAATGTGCCTTCTGGCAAAGCACTTGTGTATTTTGGTTTGCTTCTGGCAAGTGGAGTCTTCtttgttttcatagcatttacATTATTCCTGCCGGTCATGGTGGTTATGCCCCAAAAGTTTGCTATATGCTTTACACTTGGCTGTGGATTTATTATTGGATCGTTCTTTGCTCTCAAGGGTCCAAAAAACCAGCTTACTCACATGATGTCAATGGAG aGACTCCCTTTCACATTGGCTTTTCTAGGCAGTATGGTTGGTACCATATATGTATCAATGGTGCTTCACAGCTACATCCTCTCCGTGGTATTCTCTGTAGTGCAG GTTCTCTCACTTGGCTATTATTCTATATCATACTTTCCTGGTGGATCTGCTGGAATGAAGTTTCTAACTTCTGCTCTTACCTCTTCAATAATGAAATGTTTTGGGCggtga
- the LOC137831383 gene encoding LRR receptor-like serine/threonine-protein kinase RGI3: MPGSLRNLSLSPKIFSFTLLLSLNCLLFFPCCYSLDEQGQILIAWKNSLNITSDVLPSWNPSASSPCNWFGVYCNSQGEVVEINLKSVNLQGSLPSNFQPLRSLKFLVLSSTNLTGRIPKEIGDYLELTFVDLSGNSLFGEIPEEICSLRKLLSLSLHTNFLEGSIPSNIGNLSSLVNLTIYDNHLSGEIPKSIGSLSKLQVFRAGGNKNLKGEIPWEIGNCTNLVVLGLAETSISGSLPSSIKMLKKVKTIAIYTTLLSGSIPEEIGNCSELQNLYLHQNSISGSIPSQIGELNQLKSLLLWQNNIVGTIPEELGSCTEIKVIDLSENLLTGSIPRSFGNLLNLQELQLSVNQLSGIIPPEISNCTSLNQLELDNNALSGEIPDLIGNLKGLTLFFAWKNRLSGKIPDSVSECQELEALDLSYNDLIGPVPRQLFGLRNLTKLLLLSNELSGFIPPDIGNCTSLYRLRLNHNRLAGKIPPEIGNLKSLNFLDMSSNNLAGEIPPTLSGCQNLEFLDLHSNSLTGSVPDSLPKSLQLIDLSDNRLTGALSHTIGSLAELTKLNLENNQISGKIPAEILSCTKLQLLDLGSNNFDGEIPNEVGLIPSLEISLNLSFNQFSGKIPSQFSGLTKLGVLDLSHNKLSGNLDSLSDLENLVSLNVSSNGFSGELPNTPFFHKLPLSDLAENQGLYIAGGVVTPADKGHASSTMKFTMSILLSTSAVLVLLTVYVLVRTHIASKVLMENETWEMTLYQKLDFSIDDIVLSLTSANVIGTGSSGVVYKVTTPNGETLAVKKMWSSEESGAFNSEIQTLGSIRHKNIIRLLGWGSNKNLKLLFYDYLPNGSLSSLLHGSGKGKAEWETRYDVILGVAHALSYLHHDCLPAIIHGDVKAMNVLLGPGYQPYLADFGLARTATEIGHNTNSKPLQRHYLAGSYGYMAPEHASLQAITEKSDVYSFGMVLLEVLTGRHPLDPTLPGGAHLVQWVRNHLASKGEPSDILDTKLRGRADPTMHEMLQTLAVSFLCVSTRSEERPTMKDVVAMLKEIRPLETSRTDSDALKGGLTSHNSPPPPKNVVSHGSSTCSYNFSDNSIS; the protein is encoded by the exons ATGCCTGGAAGCTTAAGGAATCTGTCACTTTCTCCCAAaatcttctccttcaccttgctTCTCTCATTAAACTGTCTTCTCTTTTTTCCATGTTGTTACTCCCTTGATGAGCAAGGTCAGATTCTTATAGCATGGAAAAACAGTTTAAACATCACTTCAGATGTGTTACCATCATGGAACCCTTCAGCCTCAAGCCCATGCAACTGGTTTGGGGTGTATTGCAACTCACAAGGAGAAGTGGTAGAGATAAACCTGAAGTCAGTGAACTTGCAAGGCTCATTGCCTTCAAATTTTCAACCTCTAAGGTCCTTGAAGTTTCTGGTACTCTCATCAACCAACCTCACTGGAAGGATTCCAAAGGAGATTGGAGACTATCTCGAGCTCACCTTTGTTGATCTCAGTGGCAATTCTCTCTTTGGTGAAATTCCAGAAGAAATTTGCAGCCTAAGAAAACTGCTGAGTTTGTCTCTCCATACAAACTTCCTTGAAGGCAGCATTCCATCCAACATTGGCAATCTATCAAGCCTTGTGAACTTGACAATCTATGATAATCATCTCAGTGGTGAAATTCCAAAGAGCATTGGCTccttaagcaagctccaagtTTTCAGAGCTGGTGGCAATAAGAACCTCAAGGGTGAGATCCCATGGGAGATTGGAAACTGCACCAACTTGGTCGTGCTAGGACTTGCAGAAACCAGCATTTCAGGAAGTCTTCCTTCTTCGATCAAAATGCTGAAAAAAGTCAAAACCATAGCCATATATACAACTCTGTTGTCAGGTTCTATTCCAGAAGAGATTGGCAATTGCAGTGAGTTGCAGAACCTGTACTTACATCAGAACTCTATCTCGGGCTCAATACCAAGCCAAATTGGAGAACTCAACCAGCTTAAGAGTCTACTTTTGTGGCAAAACAATATAGTTGGTACTATCCCAGAAGAGCTTGGAAGCTGCACAGAGATCAAAGTCATAGACTTGTCTGAAAACCTTCTCACGGGTAGCATACCAAGAAGTTTTGGCAACCTTTTAAATCTCCAAGAGCTTCAGCTAAGTGTCAATCAACTCTCAGGTATTATCCCTCCAGAAATTTCAAATTGTACTTCCCTGAATCAACTGGAACTTGACAACAATGCTCTCTCTGGTGAGATTCCTGATCTTATTGGAAACTTGAAAGGCTTGACTCTTTTCTTTGCATGGAAGAACAGGCTATCAGGAAAGATTCCAGATAGTGTTTCTGAGTGCCAAGAACTTGAGGCACTTGATCTGTCTTACAACGACTTGATTGGTCCGGTACCCAGACAACTATTTGGGTTGAGGAACCTCACCAAACTTCTACTTCTTTCCAATGAGTTATCAGGCTTCATACCACCTGATATAGGAAACTGCACAAGCCTCTACAGGCTGAGGTTGAATCACAATAGACTAGCAGGTAAAATTCCCCCAGAGATTGGCAACTTGAAGAGTTTGAATTTTCTGGACATGAGCAGCAATAATCTCGCGGGAGAGATTCCTCCAACACTATCTGGATGCCAGAATCTTGAGTTTCTAGACCTTCATTCCAACAGTCTCACTGGTTCTGTTCCAGATTCTCTTCCCAAAAGCCTTCAGTTGATTGACTTGTCAGACAACAGGCTAACTGGTGCATTGAGTCACACCATTGGTTCATTGGCTGAGTTAACCAAACTCAACCTTGAAAACAATCAGATAAGTGGAAAAATCCCAGCAGAGATCCTGTCTTGTACTAAGCTACAACTTCTGGACTTGGGAAGCAATAACTTTGATGGAGAAATTCCCAATGAAGTTGGTTTAATTCCTTCATTGGAAATCTCTCTCAATCTTAGCTTCAACCAGTTTTCTGGTAAAATTCCATCCCAGTTCTCTGGTCTTACCAAACTAGGAGTGCTTGATCTGTCTCACAACAAGCTCTCAGGGAATTTAGATTCCCTCTCTGACCTTGAGAATCTTGTCTCCTTAAATGTTTCCTCCAATGGCTTCTCTGGTGAGTTGCCTAACACTCCATTCTTCCACAAACTCCCTCTCAGCGATCTTGCTGAAAATCAAGGTCTCTACATTGCCGGAGGTGTTGTAACTCCTGCTGACAAAGGTCATGCTTCATCGACCATGAAGTTCACTATGTCCATTCTCTTAAGCACCAGTGCAGTTCTAGTGCTGCTCACAGTCTATGTCTTGGTCCGTACTCACATTGCCAGCAAGGTTCTCATGGAAAACGAAACTTGGGAGATGACTTTGTATCAGAAGCTTGATTTCTCCATTGATGACATTGTCTTGAGTTTGACATCAGCCAATGTGATTGGCACTGGAAGCTCTGGAGTTGTGTACAAGGTGACAACTCCAAACGGTGAAACACTGGCAGTTAAAAAGATGTGGTCCTCAGAAGAGTCAGGAGCCTTCAATTCTGAAATTCAAACATTGGGGTCAATTAGGCACAAGAACATCATCAGGCTTCTGGGTTGGGGATCAAACAAGAACCTCAAGCTGCTGTTTTATGATTACCTCCCTAATGGAAGCCTAAGTTCACTGCTTCATGGTTCAGGAAAGGGAAAGGCTGAATGGGAGACAAGATATGATGTTATATTAGGTGTGGCACATGCACTTTCATATTTGCACCATGATTGTTTGCCTGCCATTATTCATGGAGATGTCAAAGCCATGAATGTGTTATTAGGTCCTGGATATCAACCTTACCTTGCTGACTTTGGCCTGGCAAGAACTGCAACTGAAATTGGTCACAATACTAACTCCAAGCCacttcaaagacattaccttgcTGGTTCATATGGATACATGGCTCCTG AGCATGCATCTCTTCAGGCTATCACTGAAAAGAGTGATGTTTACAGTTTTGGCATGGTTCTACTTGAGGTTCTCACTGGAAGGCACCCATTAGACCCAACTCTGCCAGGGGGTGCACACTTGGTTCAGTGGGTCAGGAACCACTTGGCTAGCAAAGGAGAGCCTTCTGACATTCTTGACACCAAGTTGAGAGGGAGGGCTGATCCCACCATGCATGAAATGCTACAAACTCTAGcagtttcttttctatgtgtAAGCACTAGATCTGAAGAACGTCCAACAATGAAGGATGTTGTTGCTATGCTGAAGGAAATTAGACCCCTTGAGACCTCAAGAACAGACTCTGATGCATTGAAGGGAGGTTTAACATCACATAATTCTCCACCACCTCCTAAGAATGTGGTTTCACATGGATCTTCTACATGCTCTTATAATTTCTCAGATAACTCAATCAGTTGA